From Primulina huaijiensis isolate GDHJ02 chromosome 15, ASM1229523v2, whole genome shotgun sequence, one genomic window encodes:
- the LOC140960320 gene encoding uncharacterized protein isoform X1: MGKSTIRRGRFTYVHDVNGGPPEAIDAHHIFVSNTWCRMSHLCTYALLFAILGFLLLHYPQDTLVAVTFWGFSFAGFLLWVLRRQIKKAESVIIFAAFGVQLETMFKSGRTVRHFVPISKILKPVLVECITPFSCYWSLSLIIRGEEELLPVFKGLYPPVKMLVPIWKALCVAIANGECNLTLDDSLPSGEMGT, from the exons ATGGGAAAATCTACCATTAGAAGGGGAAGATTCACATATGTACATGATGTGAACGGAGGCCCGCCTGAAGCCATCGATGCTCACCATATTTTTGTTTCCAATACGTGGTGCAGGATGTCTCATTTATGCACATATGCTCTACTTTTTGCAATTCTAGGCTTTCTTTTACTCCATTATCCGCAG GACACATTAGTTGCTGTTACGTTTTGGGGTTTCAGCTTTGCTGGTTTTCTCTTATGGGTATTAAGAAGACAAATCAAGAAAG CAGAGTCTGTGATAATCTTCGCGGCATTCGGAGTTCAGCTTGAGACTATGTTTAAAAG TGGGAGAACAGTTCGCCACTTTGTACCAATCAGCAAGATTTTGAAACCTGTACTGGTTGAATGTATCACACCGTTCTCTTGTTACTGGAGTTTGTCTCTGATTATACGTGGAGAGGAAGAACTTTTACCCGTGTTCAAG GGATTGTATCCTCCCGTCAAAATGTTAGTTCCCATTTGGAAAGCTCTGTGTGTTGCCATTGCTAATGGAGAATGTAACCTGACACTAGATGATTCACTGCCGAGTGGAGAAATGGGTACTTGA
- the LOC140960320 gene encoding uncharacterized protein isoform X2, with product MGKSTIRRGRFTYVHDVNGGPPEAIDAHHIFVSNTWCRMSHLCTYALLFAILGFLLLHYPQDTLVAVTFWGFSFAGFLLWVLRRQIKKESVIIFAAFGVQLETMFKSGRTVRHFVPISKILKPVLVECITPFSCYWSLSLIIRGEEELLPVFKGLYPPVKMLVPIWKALCVAIANGECNLTLDDSLPSGEMGT from the exons ATGGGAAAATCTACCATTAGAAGGGGAAGATTCACATATGTACATGATGTGAACGGAGGCCCGCCTGAAGCCATCGATGCTCACCATATTTTTGTTTCCAATACGTGGTGCAGGATGTCTCATTTATGCACATATGCTCTACTTTTTGCAATTCTAGGCTTTCTTTTACTCCATTATCCGCAG GACACATTAGTTGCTGTTACGTTTTGGGGTTTCAGCTTTGCTGGTTTTCTCTTATGGGTATTAAGAAGACAAATCAAGAAAG AGTCTGTGATAATCTTCGCGGCATTCGGAGTTCAGCTTGAGACTATGTTTAAAAG TGGGAGAACAGTTCGCCACTTTGTACCAATCAGCAAGATTTTGAAACCTGTACTGGTTGAATGTATCACACCGTTCTCTTGTTACTGGAGTTTGTCTCTGATTATACGTGGAGAGGAAGAACTTTTACCCGTGTTCAAG GGATTGTATCCTCCCGTCAAAATGTTAGTTCCCATTTGGAAAGCTCTGTGTGTTGCCATTGCTAATGGAGAATGTAACCTGACACTAGATGATTCACTGCCGAGTGGAGAAATGGGTACTTGA
- the LOC140958413 gene encoding protein RTE1-HOMOLOG, producing the protein MRSNGEPDRSLTIEENPGDSMQIDPKSSRYPCCIVWSPLPVLSCLFPCIGHIGICREDGVILDFAGPNFVCVDNFTFGSPTRYIQLNKEQCFTFINSSGHESEDESKENGGRSDILTWDDALRKSTQEYQHNSYNLLTCNCHSFVANCLNRLRFQAGGWNVVNLAVLIFLKGQWVSKTAIMRTYLPFLLVVGLGLVFGGATFLTYLTIFFLIIVGWFLIGTYCSKKLIQL; encoded by the exons ATGAGATCAAATGGGGAACCCGATCGCAGCTTGACGATTGAAGAAAACCCTGGCGATTCAATGCAGATTGATCCGAAAAGTAGCCGCTATCCTTGCTGCATTGTTTGGTCGCCTCTTCCCGTGTTGTCTTGTCTTTTCCCATGCATTGGTCACATTGGGATATGCAGGGAGGACGGTGTTATTTTGGATTTTGCTGGGCCAAATTTCGTTTGTGTTGACAATTTTACCTTTGGATCACCGACCCGTTACATTCAACTCAACAAAGAGCAG TGCTTCACTTTTATCAATTCCTCGGGGCATGAGAGTGAAGATGAATCAAAGGAAAATGGAGGCAGAAGTGATATTCTGACGTGGGACGATGCGCTACGCAAGAGCACACAAGAGTACCAGCATAATTCCTACAACCTTCTCACTTGCAATTGCCATTCATTTGTAGCCAATTGTCTGAATAGGTTGAGGTTTCAGGCTGGCGGTTGGAACGTAGTAAACTTGGCTGTTCTTATTTTCCTCAAGGGACAATGGGTCAGTAAAACTGCTATCATGCGAACTTATTTGCCGTTCCTCTTAGTTGTTGGCCTCGGGCTTGTCTTTGGAGGAGCAACCTTCCTCACTTATTTGACCATCttctttttaattattgttGGGTGGTTTCTTATAGGTACCTACTGTTCTAAAAAATTGATCCAGCTGTAA